The Coccidioides posadasii str. Silveira chromosome 3, complete sequence genome contains a region encoding:
- a CDS encoding uncharacterized protein (EggNog:ENOG410PHR6~COG:K~BUSCO:4317at33183) yields MNPTRHPPPLRIYQDSPQPANQTSAHSSTQHPPTHPKHLQPSPMPLQAIHNVNANRNIVLDPPSKDPKPQSPVKPQQRSNATGSEQGKLGFVPISAPHTARLPQGSPSKKSQSYPYPSIAMQPARMPLFTTFSSVPDPQPQLPAKPIIHETFTEVATTPYETQNPTKHPLTETSTLKDRSSKKLKREEKQVVQLPAPHEMPPVEDDGAKPPYSYAILIGMAILRAPNRRLTLAQIYKWISDNFSFYQSSDSGWQNSIRHNLSLNKAFVKQERPKNDPGKGNYWTIVPGMELQFLKDKPINRPPIMSTLPLTQPAARIPRLQPHPPESQRVEFQPSRPPVNTSMPPPERISPASQDISSDATIPASDPALQEDSSEEVISTAHPSVAAARSSPLQAIRSSPPVPPPVFRREATPPTPSRPATATVPGSRSRKRKLSIMNDSGYFSSLESSVMRPHKSEHLLTSDLDIEPPRIKAGRAEEEIARIRSSSHDISPIRCASLRETTHLLGSSPLRNEFMQMVPPPLTPAIKFKKPPKPPPSLSPNTNLRNHRKKIQQMVNSPIKHLGLADDVLPWSPAFNLQDEALVHDTLNGTPFFDIFSDHFGPSLSTPTLGSPEKRSAKRDRFSSSVLADITAVNGNTRLNTPFSRLSKAKAGKYYESPCKRTDNYVENSHEDFFSFNLFSEDALGEVDGIDLLQGFEKIGKPVKEEQSPKRVLGGGRKSVGQKG; encoded by the coding sequence ATGAATCCGACGCGACATCCGCCGCCTTTACGCATATACCAGGATTCCCCCCAGCCAGCAAACCAGACCTCCGCCCATTCCTCCACACAACACCCTCCCACTCATCCCAAACATCTTCAGCCGTCTCCTATGCCCCTTCAGGCAATTCATAATGTCAACGCGAATCGAAATATTGTACTAGACCCCCCGTCAAAGGACCCAAAGCCTCAGTCACCCGTCAAGCCTCAGCAGAGGTCCAATGCGACTGGCTCCGAACAAGGGAAACTTGGCTTTGTTCCGATTTCTGCACCTCACACGGCTCGACTGCCCCAGGGATCTCCCTCGAAGAAGTCCCAATCCTATCCATATCCTAGTATTGCTATGCAGCCGGCAAGAATGCCTTTGTTTACCACATTCTCCAGTGTCCCTGACCCTCAACCTCAGTTGCCGGCGAAGCCAATCATTCATGAGACCTTTACAGAAGTCGCTACTACTCCATATGAGACACAGAACCCGACCAAACACCCTCTAACAGAGACCTCAACGCTGAAGGATCGCTCGTCGAAGAAGCTGAAACGCGAAGAGAAACAAGTTGTCCAGCTTCCAGCGCCTCATGAGATGCCTCCAGTCGAAGACGATGGCGCCAAGCCGCCGTACAGCTACGCGATTCTCATCGGCATGGCTATCCTACGCGCTCCCAATCGACGCCTGACGCTTGCCCAAATCTACAAGTGGATCTCAGATAACTTTTCATTCTATCAATCCAGCGACTCTGGCTGGCAGAACAGCATTCGTCACAATCTCAGCCTAAATAAGGCATTTGTCAAGCAGGAGCGCCCGAAAAATGATCCTGGCAAGGGAAACTATTGGACAATTGTCCCAGGAATGGAACTTCAATTCCTTAAAGATAAGCCAATCAATCGTCCGCCCATCATGTCAACTCTTCCTTTGACTCAGCCGGCTGCACGGATCCCCCGGCTACAGCCGCATCCTCCGGAATCTCAACGAGTGGAATTCCAGCCAAGTCGCCCTCCCGTCAACACGTCTATGCCGCCACCAGAACGCATCTCTCCAGCCAGCCAGGATATTTCTTCCGATGCAACAATACCCGCTTCCGATCCAGCACTTCAGGAGGACAGTAGCGAAGAAGTTATCTCGACTGCGCACCCCTCAGTTGCCGCTGCACGCTCTTCTCCCCTTCAAGCAATCCGTTCGTCTCCACCTGTTCCGCCCCCTGTTTTCCGTCGCGAAGCCACACCTCCAACTCCATCCCGCCCGGCCACCGCAACCGTGCCTGGATCTCGTTCAAGAAAACGTAAGCTGTCCATCATGAATGACAGTGGCTACTTCTCTTCTTTGGAGTCCTCTGTCATGAGACCACACAAATCAGAACATCTCTTGACTTCTGACTTGGATATTGAGCCTCCACGGATCAAAGCCGGACGcgctgaagaagagatagcACGCATTCGTAGCTCATCGCATGATATTAGCCCCATCCGCTGTGCTTCGCTGAGAGAGACTACTCATCTTCTGGGCTCCTCACCATTACGCAACGAATTTATGCAGATGGTGCCCCCTCCATTGACTCCTGCAATTAAATTCAAAAAACCGCCAAAACCGCCACCGTCTCTTTCACCCAACACCAACCTCCGTAACCATCGTAAGAAGATACAGCAGATGGTTAACTCTCCAATCAAGCATCTCGGGCTGGCAGATGATGTTCTTCCTTGGAGCCCAGCGTTCAATCTTCAGGATGAGGCGTTGGTGCATGATACATTGAACGGCACCCCGTTCTTTGATATATTTTCTGACCACTTCGGTCCTTCCCTTTCTACTCCCACTTTGGGTTCTCCTGAAAAAAGATCCGCAAAACGCGATCGATTCAGTTCCAGTGTGCTGGCAGACATCACAGCTGTTAACGGAAATACACGTTTGAATACGCCATTTTCACGGCTTTCGAAAGCTAAGGCTGGGAAATATTATGAGTCCCCCTGTAAGAGGACCGATAACTATGTTGAGAATTCCCACGAggacttcttttctttcaattTATTTAGCGAAGATGCACTAGGAGAAGTTGACGGAATCGACCTTCTCCAAGGTTTTGAAAAAATTGGAAAGCCTGTTAAAGAGGAGCAGTCTCCAAAACGAGTTCTGGGAGGTGGTCGTAAAAGTGTCGGACAAAAGGGCTAA